Proteins encoded by one window of Akkermansia muciniphila ATCC BAA-835:
- a CDS encoding NUDIX hydrolase, whose amino-acid sequence MEQMEQPGEACLSLYRGKFLELLKEGRWEYVRRVNASGAVMIVAVTKEGELLLVEEYRVPLHARTVGLPAGISGDEGEESTLQSARRELEEETGYRADSWTYLFAGPSSPGLTTEMVSFYLAEDLHRISAGGGVAHENITVHRIPLPQVHDWLMEQMGQGKVVDPKIFMGLYFLSCCGNGMGQKAS is encoded by the coding sequence ATGGAACAAATGGAACAGCCAGGGGAAGCATGCCTGTCTCTCTACCGGGGGAAATTTCTGGAACTTCTGAAAGAGGGGAGGTGGGAATACGTGCGCCGGGTTAATGCCAGCGGAGCTGTCATGATCGTGGCCGTGACGAAAGAAGGAGAACTGTTGCTGGTGGAAGAATACCGCGTTCCCCTGCATGCCCGGACCGTAGGGCTGCCTGCGGGCATTTCCGGGGATGAAGGGGAGGAAAGCACGCTGCAATCCGCCCGGCGTGAACTTGAAGAGGAAACCGGATACCGGGCGGACTCCTGGACGTATCTTTTTGCGGGGCCTTCTTCCCCAGGATTGACTACGGAAATGGTATCCTTCTATCTGGCGGAAGACCTGCATCGAATATCGGCAGGAGGCGGTGTGGCCCACGAAAATATTACTGTGCACCGCATTCCTCTTCCTCAGGTGCATGACTGGCTGATGGAGCAGATGGGACAGGGAAAAGTGGTGGACCCGAAAATCTTTATGGGCCTCTATTTCCTGTCCTGCTGCGGCAATGGCATGGGACAGAAGGCATCATAA